Below is a window of bacterium DNA.
AGGGTAATTTGAGAAATATTTATAATTTTATATCAGAAAAAAAAGTTTTAAGATTTAATGAAAAAGGACCTTTGATAACTAATAAAGAAATAAATAAATTTTGGGAGATTTTATTGAATTTAAATTTAAAAAAAGGAGATTTTGTTGTAATGTCAGGTAGTATCCCTCCTGGTATTAAAAACAACATTTATGCAGAGATTATAAAACGGGTAAAAAAATTTGAAGTTTTAACAATAGTTGACGCTGATGGAGATGTTTTGAGAGAAAGTATAAAAGAAAAACCCTTTTTAATAAAACCAAATTTACAGGAAATTGAAAGATGTTTTGATACAAAGATTAAAAATTTTGAAACTTTAAAAAATATATGTATTTCTTTAATAAATTCCGATATTTCAATTGTACTTATTACTCTCGGTAAAGATGGTGCAATATTATTTACAAAAGATAAACTTTTTTATTCAAAACCACCAGAAGTTGATTTTAAAAGTAGTATTGGATGTGGAGATGCTTTCTTATCCGGTTTCATATATAAATTAAAAAGAAAAAAAACTTATGAAGAATGTCTAAAATTTGCTGTTGCCTGTGGTACAGCTAAAGTTGAAGAAGAAGGAACAAAAATGCCATCACTTTCAAGAATAAAAAAGGTTCTTAAATATGTAAG
It encodes the following:
- a CDS encoding 1-phosphofructokinase family hexose kinase; the protein is MPSLIYTISLNSSIDYSFYLSNIIDDDVNRIEKTRIDPGGKGMNISRMLRKLGEKPITITFLSKNNGRLYKKLLKKEKIKIVPIMIKGNLRNIYNFISEKKVLRFNEKGPLITNKEINKFWEILLNLNLKKGDFVVMSGSIPPGIKNNIYAEIIKRVKKFEVLTIVDADGDVLRESIKEKPFLIKPNLQEIERCFDTKIKNFETLKNICISLINSDISIVLITLGKDGAILFTKDKLFYSKPPEVDFKSSIGCGDAFLSGFIYKLKRKKTYEECLKFAVACGTAKVEEEGTKMPSLSRIKKVLKYVRIYENPDFNITFQ